A genomic region of Anas acuta chromosome 1, bAnaAcu1.1, whole genome shotgun sequence contains the following coding sequences:
- the SMCO4 gene encoding single-pass membrane and coiled-coil domain-containing protein 4: protein MRQLRGKPKKETSKDKKERKQAMQEARQQITTVVLPTLAVVVLLIVVFVYVATRPNTTE from the coding sequence ATGAGGCAGCTAAGAGGGAAGCCCAAAAAAGAGACCtccaaagacaaaaaggagaggaaacagGCGATGCAGGAGGCCCGGCAACAGATCACCACTGTAGTGCTTCCCACGCTGGCCGTCGTAGTACTGCTGATTGTGGTGTTTGTTTATGTCGCAACTCGCCCAAATACGACTGAATGA